The DNA segment GGCCCGCGGTTCGGAATCGACGGTGCGTTCGAGCGGTTCCTGCGGCTACCGTTCAGCTATACCCCCGACGAGACCGACCGCGCGGTCGCGTCGCTCGCCCGGGCGTGGGGAGCGCTGTCGCGGCATCCGCTCCCGGAGCAGAATTATCTGGCCGCCGTCGTCTGATGGGCAGTCCGACCGCATCCGCCCAGCGAAGATGACAGATACTGGACCCCGTCGTCGAAAGGATTCCCATGAACAACCTCGACAGAATGCCCTGGCTCAGCGCCTACGCCGACGGCGTGCCGGACGAGATCGAGCCGATCAACCAGACGCTCGTCGACATGATCGACGAGGCCGTCTCCAACTACCGGCGCGACGTCGCGCTCGAGTTCTTTGGGGCGGAAACGACCTATAACGAGCTCGGCGACAAGATCGCACTCGCGGCCGAGGGACTGCGCCGGCTCGGGGTGAAGGCCGGAGACCGCGTCGCGATCGTTCTGCCGAATTGTCCGCAGCACGTCGTCGCCTTCTACGCGGTGTTGCGGCTCGGCGCGATCGTCGTCGAGCACAACCCGCTCTACACGGCGCGCGAGCTGCGCCATCAGTTCGAGGACCACGGCGCGCGAATCGCTATCGTCTGGGACAAGGTCTACGACACGGTGGCCGGCTTTCCGAAAGATATCCGGCTCGAACGCATCGTCTCGGTCGACCTCACCTCCGCACTGCCGTTCGGCAAGCGGTTCGCGCTGCGCCTGCCGATCCCGAAGGCCCGCACTGCGCGGGCCGCGATGACGGCGACCCCCTCCGGGCGCAACGTGTTCACCTGGGACCGCCTGGTGTCCGGACGTCGCCTGTCGAAGCGCCATCCGGCTCCCCGGCCGAGCGACACCGCGCTGCTGCAGTACACGAGCGGAACCAGCGGCACGCCCAAGGGAGCGATCCTCACCCACGCGAACCTGCGGGCGAACGCGGCGCAGGGGGAGGCCTGGGTTCCCGGGCTGAACCCGGGCAAGGAGACCTTCTATGCGGTGCTGCCGCTGTTTCACGCCTACGGGCTCACCCTGTGCCTGACCTTCGCGATGAGCATCGGCGCGCGGCTCGTGCTGTTCCCGCGCTTCGACGTCGACCTCGTGCTGGCTGCCGCACGCACGTCGCCGCCGACATTCCTGCCGGCCGTGCCGCCGATCTACGACCAGCTCGCCGCGGCCGCGGAGTCGCGGAATGTCGACCTGAGCAGCATCCGCTTCTCGATCTCGGGGGCGATGAGCCTGCCCCTCGAGACCGTGCGGCGCTGGGAGGCCGTGACCGGGGGGCTCCTCGTCGAGGGCTACGGCATGACCGAGTCCTCACCCGTCGCGCTCGGCAACCCGATGGGGCCGTCACGCAGGCCCGGGACCGTTGGCGTACCGTTCCCGAGCACCGAGATCCGCGTCGTCGACCCCGCCGACCCGACCATCGACCGACCCAACGGTGAGCCGGGGGAGCTGCTGATTCGCGGGCCGCAGGTGTTTCACGGGTACTGGCAGAACCCTGAGGACACCGCGCACACCCTCATGCTCGACGGCTGGCTTCGCACCGGCGACATCGTCACGGTCGCGCCCGACGGCTTCGTCACCGTTGTCGACCGGGTGAAGGAGCTCATCATCACCGGCGGCTTCAATGTGTCGCCGTCCGAGGTCGAGGCGGCGCTGCTCGCGCACCCGGATGTCACGGCCGCCGCGGTCGTCGGCCTCCCGCACCAGTCGGGCGGCGAGGAGGTGTCGGCGGCGGTCGTGCTGCGCGCGGGCGCCACCTTCGACTCCGCTGCTCTGCGCAATTTCTGCCGCGAGAGCCTCGCCGGATACAAGGTACCCAAGCGCGTCGTCGTGCTCGACGAGCTGCCCCGCTCGCTCATCGGCAAGGTCATGCGGCGCGAGGTGCGCGATGCGTTGCTGGCGGGGCGTGGATAACTCGGCCCACTCCCAACTGGGGCGCGCTACCCTCTAGGGGTATGTGCGTGGGTTTGGGATGCCGAACTGCCACCAATGAGCAAGGAGGGCGAGATGAAGGCTGCGCTGCGCCCTGCCCTCCCGCTCCTCATCGGGATCGCACTCGCGGCCGTGCTCGCGCTTGTCGCGATGCACTCGCTGGCGTTCGGAACCTCCGCGGCGATTGTCGGATCGCACCACTCGGTCGGCTACGCGACGGAAGCCGCGTACGACACCGATCACCAGGCGGACCTTGCCGTGCCCGATCACGACACCGCGACCGCGGACGCGCACGATCACGATCATGGCGCCGCGACCATCGACGCGCACGATCACGGCACTCAGACCGTCGACGCGCACGCGCACGACACCGCGACCGCCGACGCGCACGATCACGGCGCATCCGCGGTGTGCGCCTCGTCCGACGGCGCGGAGTGCTGCTCGTGGGTGGCCAACGCCTCGGGGGCGCCGACCATCACCCTCCACGCGTTCCCCGGAACGGTAGTCCCGGCCCTCGCGGAATCCACGCCGGTTGCTTCGCTGTTCGCCACGGAAGCCGCAGAGCGTCCGCCGTCACGCGCTCTTCTGTCGGTCATCCGCGTCTAGGCCAGCGCTCGCCACCGACATTGCCGAACCGACATTGCCGACCGAGGGCCCAGCCCCGTCGGCGCGACCGTACACTTCCCAGATACGAACGGACAACAACCATGACCAGCACACGCACCAGCACACGAACACGCACCGTACTCGCCGCATCTGCCGCCCTCGTTGCCGCCCTGACCCTCGCGTCGTGCGCGCCAACCGAACCCGCGTCGGTGAGCGAGCCCGCGGCATCCGCTCCGGAGACCGAGCTCAACGCGGCCGAACTCGCGGAGTTCAATGAGGCCGACATCATGTTCGCCCAGATGATGATTCCGCACCACAGGCAGGCCGTCGCCATGAGTGACACCCTTCTCGCGAAGACCGGGATCAGCGCGGAGACCGTGGCGCTCGCCGAGGAGATCAAGGCCGCGCAGGAGCCCGAGATCGCCCAGCTCAACGGCCTGCTCGTCGCCTGGGGATTCGACGAGATGACCGCTGACGACGACATGGCCGGCATGGACCACTCCTCCGGCATGATGACCGACGACGACATGGCGGCGCTCGATGACGCGACGGGGTCCGAGGCCGAGCGCCTCTACCTCGAGCAGATGATCGAGCACCACGAGGGCGCGATCATCATGGCCAGCCCCCAGATCATCGACGGCGAGAACGCGGATGCTGTCGCGCTCGCGGAAGCCATCGAGAGCGCCCAGCAGAAGGAAATCTCCGAGATGAAGAAGCTGCTCGCCGCTCTGCCGGCTGCCGGCTAGGGCGCGTCTGCTGGCTAGGGCGCGGCCGCTGGCCTAGGGCGCGGCCGCCGGCTAGGGCGCGTCTGCTGGCTAGGGCGCGGCCGCTGGCTAGAGCGCGTGTGCCGCGCGGGTGTTGTTCACCCGCGCGGTGGTTATCGCACCCGCGGGTGTGAACAACGACCGCGCGAAGTGTGGGGGGCACGAAGTTGGCTCTGAGGGATACCCCCTATGGGTATACGGGCGTAGGCTTGCCGTCATGAAAGCTCGCAACGACGGACCCGAGCGCGACACGCGCGACACGCGCTACACGCACGACGAGCACGACACGCACGACACGCACGACACGCACGACGCCCCGATGATGCCGGCAGGCGAGGGCCCGCACGCCAACGTCGATGCGCCCGCGCACGGCGACCACGGCGCATCCGTGGGCCATGCGGGCCACGGTGACCACGCCGCCCAGTTCCGCAGCAAATTCTGGTGGAGCCTCGTGCTCGGCGTGCCGGTTGTGTTCTTCAGCCCGATGTTCGCGGGCCTGCTTGGCTACGACATCCCCGACTTCGCCGGATCCACCTGGATCGCCCCCGTTCTCGGCACCGTGCTCTTCCTCTATGGCGGCTGGCCCTTCCTCACTGGCGGCTGGAGTGAGCTGACGTCCCGCCGCCCCGGAATGATGCTGCTCATCTCGCTCGCGATCACGGTCGCGTTCGTCGCCTCATGGGCCACGACCCTCCAGATCGGCGGCTTCGACCTCGACTTCTGGTGGGAGCTCGCGCTGCTCATCGTCATCATGCTGCTCGGGCACTGGCTCGAGATGCGGGCGCTGGGGGCAGCATCCGGGGCCCTCGACGCGCTCGCGGCGCTGCTGCCCGACTCCACGGACAAGGTGACGGATGCCGGTGTCGTCGAGGTCGCGATCTCCGAGCTGGCGCCGGGTGACGTGGTGCTGGTGCGTCCGGGTGCCCGGGTGCCCGCCGATGGCCGGGTCGTCGAGGGCGAGGCGGATGTCGACGAGTCGATGATCACGGGGGAGTCCCGCGCGGTCCACCGCGGCATCGGCGACACCGTCGTGGCCGGAACCGTCGCGACCGACAACACGCTGCGGGTCGAGGTGAATGCCGTCGGAGACGACACCGCGCTCGCCGGCATCCAGCGGCTGGTCGCCGAGGCGCAGCAGAGCTCCTCGCGCGCGCAGGCGCTCGCCGACCGGGCCGCGGGGTTCCTGTTCTACTTCGCGCTCGGCGCGGCGGTCATCACCTTTGCTGCCTGGATGGTGCTCGGCAGCCCCGACGACGCCGTCACCCGCA comes from the Marisediminicola antarctica genome and includes:
- a CDS encoding long-chain-fatty-acid--CoA ligase, coding for MNNLDRMPWLSAYADGVPDEIEPINQTLVDMIDEAVSNYRRDVALEFFGAETTYNELGDKIALAAEGLRRLGVKAGDRVAIVLPNCPQHVVAFYAVLRLGAIVVEHNPLYTARELRHQFEDHGARIAIVWDKVYDTVAGFPKDIRLERIVSVDLTSALPFGKRFALRLPIPKARTARAAMTATPSGRNVFTWDRLVSGRRLSKRHPAPRPSDTALLQYTSGTSGTPKGAILTHANLRANAAQGEAWVPGLNPGKETFYAVLPLFHAYGLTLCLTFAMSIGARLVLFPRFDVDLVLAAARTSPPTFLPAVPPIYDQLAAAAESRNVDLSSIRFSISGAMSLPLETVRRWEAVTGGLLVEGYGMTESSPVALGNPMGPSRRPGTVGVPFPSTEIRVVDPADPTIDRPNGEPGELLIRGPQVFHGYWQNPEDTAHTLMLDGWLRTGDIVTVAPDGFVTVVDRVKELIITGGFNVSPSEVEAALLAHPDVTAAAVVGLPHQSGGEEVSAAVVLRAGATFDSAALRNFCRESLAGYKVPKRVVVLDELPRSLIGKVMRREVRDALLAGRG
- a CDS encoding DUF305 domain-containing protein, producing the protein MTSTRTSTRTRTVLAASAALVAALTLASCAPTEPASVSEPAASAPETELNAAELAEFNEADIMFAQMMIPHHRQAVAMSDTLLAKTGISAETVALAEEIKAAQEPEIAQLNGLLVAWGFDEMTADDDMAGMDHSSGMMTDDDMAALDDATGSEAERLYLEQMIEHHEGAIIMASPQIIDGENADAVALAEAIESAQQKEISEMKKLLAALPAAG